A stretch of the Candidatus Binatia bacterium genome encodes the following:
- the modC gene encoding molybdenum ABC transporter ATP-binding protein translates to MMILKCRIPLADFVLDIDAAFDARITCIFGPSGSGKTTLLDAAAGLREIQSGEIVINGRILFSSTRKVNLSPQERSIGYVPQETALFPHLSVRKNILYGAGRKRSNPDSDTGLDHVIQLLEIGHLLDRPVKSLSGGESQRVALARALLSRPQFLLLDEPLASLDIGLKERIIPYLRRVRDEFGIPMVYVTHDPVEVLSLADWVVMIRAGRLVAQGIPREVLMSSAVLSQLEKDQLENVFDAVLIDSDSEGGRSRVRLKSGQDLFIPYATGPASRLLQVGIRGDDILVATKAPEGISAGNIFRGVVGNIERAGGQAILRVEAGEAFYVRLTSSAVERLGLAPGGEVYLIIKTRSCILL, encoded by the coding sequence ATGATGATCTTAAAGTGCCGCATTCCCCTCGCCGATTTCGTGCTCGACATCGACGCCGCGTTCGACGCGCGCATAACGTGCATCTTCGGCCCTTCGGGATCCGGCAAGACGACCCTTCTCGACGCGGCGGCGGGCTTGCGGGAGATCCAATCGGGGGAGATCGTCATCAACGGCAGAATCCTTTTTTCTTCCACGCGCAAGGTCAATCTCTCTCCGCAGGAGAGATCGATCGGCTACGTGCCTCAGGAAACGGCGCTTTTTCCTCATCTTTCAGTAAGAAAAAATATTCTTTATGGCGCGGGGAGGAAACGCTCCAATCCGGACAGCGATACGGGTCTCGACCATGTGATCCAACTCCTGGAGATCGGGCATCTTCTCGATCGCCCGGTGAAGAGCCTTTCCGGCGGCGAGTCGCAAAGAGTGGCGCTGGCGCGCGCGCTGCTTTCGCGCCCGCAGTTTCTTTTGCTGGACGAGCCGTTGGCTTCGCTCGACATCGGGCTTAAAGAACGGATCATTCCCTATCTGCGCCGCGTGCGCGACGAGTTCGGTATCCCGATGGTTTATGTCACGCATGATCCCGTCGAGGTTCTCTCGCTGGCGGACTGGGTCGTCATGATCAGGGCAGGCCGCCTGGTGGCTCAGGGAATTCCGCGGGAAGTTTTGATGTCCAGTGCGGTTCTGTCCCAGTTGGAGAAAGATCAGTTGGAGAACGTTTTCGACGCCGTCTTGATCGACTCCGATAGCGAGGGCGGTAGAAGCAGGGTTCGGCTGAAATCCGGACAGGATCTGTTCATCCCTTATGCGACCGGGCCGGCGAGTCGCCTGCTGCAAGTAGGTATTCGCGGCGACGACATCCTGGTAGCGACCAAGGCGCCCGAGGGGATATCGGCAGGAAATATTTTTCGTGGAGTCGTCGGTAATATTGAGAGGGCGGGAGGGCAGGCGATTTTGCGCGTGGAGGCAGGAGAAGCGTTCTATGTCAGATTGACCTCCTCCGCCGTCGAGAGGCTCGGACTGGCGCCAGGCGGAGAGGTGTATCTGATAATCAAAACGAGATCCTGCATCCTTCTGTAA
- the modB gene encoding molybdate ABC transporter permease subunit: MEIFPYIAFSLEAWQVTLFSAAVAAASTLLILPLGIGLSWLFVRKRWALKSVVETLVLLPLVMPPVATGLILLKIFSRRSPLGHWLYERGIEIVFNWKGVLAAMAVMSFPLLVRSVRISLSEVDPRLEQIAATLGASNTRIFFTVTLPLAWKGVVAGSLLAFSRALGEFGATILVAGNIPGRTQTLSLAIFNAVQLGRDEEAYGLLWVTVALAFAAVWISEWLARSKR; the protein is encoded by the coding sequence ATGGAGATTTTTCCTTACATCGCTTTTTCCCTTGAAGCATGGCAGGTGACCCTCTTTTCGGCCGCAGTGGCTGCGGCGAGCACTCTCCTCATTCTCCCCTTAGGGATCGGTCTCTCGTGGCTTTTTGTCCGCAAACGGTGGGCTCTCAAGAGCGTGGTGGAGACTTTGGTGCTGCTTCCGTTGGTGATGCCGCCGGTGGCCACCGGTCTCATCCTGCTGAAGATCTTCAGCCGGCGGAGCCCGCTCGGCCATTGGCTCTATGAACGCGGCATCGAGATCGTTTTCAACTGGAAGGGAGTGCTCGCCGCGATGGCGGTGATGTCCTTTCCGCTGCTCGTGAGATCGGTCCGGATATCGCTGTCCGAGGTCGATCCGCGGCTGGAACAGATCGCCGCGACGCTCGGCGCTTCGAACACAAGAATCTTTTTTACTGTCACGCTGCCTCTCGCTTGGAAAGGCGTCGTGGCCGGCTCGCTGCTGGCCTTTTCCCGCGCGCTCGGCGAATTCGGCGCCACCATCCTCGTCGCCGGAAATATTCCCGGCCGGACACAGACCCTTTCGCTCGCGATCTTTAATGCCGTCCAGCTCGGAAGGGACGAGGAGGCGTACGGTTTGTTATGGGTCACGGTGGCTTTGGCGTTCGCCGCGGTGTGGATATCGGAATGGTTGGCTCGGTCGAAGCGTTGA
- the modA gene encoding molybdate ABC transporter substrate-binding protein, translating to MRSLMGTAWPVAFALFCFAWSLPAAAEEVLVSAAASLTDALKEIGGSYETKTRNSVALNFGSSAALARQILEGAPADIFFSADAEKMDMLEKTGRIDSATRRNFLSNRLVLIVALDSRLPIRSPQDLLRPEVKRVVLAEPAAVPAGIYAKIYLQGEGLWQRVKDKIVPVLDARAALAAVESGNVEAGFVYKTDAAISKKVKVAYEVPIDKGPKIVYPAALVKESSKKTAAREFLQFLSDPAAKRIYKKYGFIVLP from the coding sequence ATGCGGTCGCTGATGGGAACGGCGTGGCCGGTTGCGTTCGCGTTATTCTGCTTCGCCTGGAGCCTTCCGGCCGCGGCGGAAGAGGTTCTTGTCTCGGCCGCAGCCAGCCTCACGGACGCCTTGAAAGAGATCGGCGGTTCTTACGAGACCAAGACGCGCAACAGTGTCGCCCTGAATTTCGGCAGTTCCGCCGCCTTGGCGCGGCAGATCCTGGAAGGGGCTCCAGCCGATATCTTTTTTTCCGCCGACGCCGAGAAGATGGATATGCTGGAAAAAACCGGCCGCATCGACTCGGCGACGCGGCGCAATTTTCTCTCGAACCGGCTCGTGCTGATCGTCGCGCTCGATTCCAGGCTTCCGATTCGATCGCCCCAAGATCTCCTCCGGCCGGAAGTCAAAAGAGTGGTCTTGGCCGAGCCCGCGGCGGTTCCGGCCGGCATCTACGCGAAAATTTACCTCCAAGGGGAGGGACTTTGGCAGCGGGTCAAGGACAAGATCGTTCCGGTGCTCGACGCGCGCGCGGCTTTGGCCGCCGTCGAATCGGGAAACGTCGAAGCCGGGTTTGTCTACAAAACCGACGCCGCGATATCCAAAAAAGTGAAAGTCGCCTACGAGGTTCCGATCGACAAAGGACCCAAAATTGTATATCCGGCGGCGCTCGTCAAGGAATCGAGCAAAAAAACCGCCGCGCGGGAATTTTTGCAATTCCTTTCGGACCCGGCGGCCAAGCGGATTTACAAAAAATATGGCTTCATCGTTTTACCGTAG
- a CDS encoding (deoxy)nucleoside triphosphate pyrophosphohydrolase, which translates to MQVVAALIVREARVLICQRREAGTFPLKWEFPGGKVEEGEGLVEALSRELREELWIEIPPPKEIFRHHHTYRDGIRVELVFFRVDEYRGEIVNIVFRDVRWVGLEELKQFDFLDGDLPLIETLVSLGLPR; encoded by the coding sequence ATGCAAGTCGTGGCTGCACTGATCGTGCGGGAAGCCCGCGTTCTCATCTGCCAGAGGCGGGAAGCGGGAACCTTCCCTTTGAAGTGGGAATTTCCCGGAGGAAAGGTGGAAGAGGGGGAAGGGCTGGTGGAAGCGTTGTCGCGCGAGCTACGGGAAGAGCTGTGGATCGAGATCCCGCCGCCAAAAGAAATCTTTCGTCACCATCATACCTACCGGGACGGAATCAGAGTGGAATTGGTTTTCTTTCGCGTGGACGAGTATCGCGGAGAGATCGTGAACATAGTGTTTCGCGACGTTCGCTGGGTGGGGTTGGAAGAACTGAAACAATTCGATTTTCTAGACGGGGATCTGCCATTGATCGAGACATTGGTCAGTCTAGGATTGCCTCGATAA